The following is a genomic window from Desulfomonilia bacterium.
TGAAAAGGATCTGGAATACTACGGTAAAATGCTTGAAGCTGTCGTCATTGAAAAATAGGCCGTTATTGACTGATTAACCGCCGATCCTGTTCATATCCCCTTTTCCATTTTTTCCATCTATGTGTATTCCATGACCTGGTTTTAATTTTACTGATTCCTTTATAAATGAAGACAATTCCTTATCGCTGATTCCTTTCCTCATTATACTGAGCAGATCAATGCTGTCTTCCGAAAAAAGGCATAGTTTAAGATGTCCGTTTGCAGTAAGCCTTATGCGGTTGCAGCGACTGCAGAATGAATGTTCGCTCATGGGATCGATAAAACCGATTTTACCCTTTGCCCCTTTTATTTTGAAAACTCTAGCCGGACCGAGGCCGCCTTTAACGGGATCAAGTGTCCCATATTCGGATTCAATGATATCCTTGAGTTCTTCTGCCTTGAAAACATTGCCGTTACCGAATCTGGCAGCACATCCCATCGGCATCAGCTCGATAAAGCGTATCTCTATGTCTTTATCAAGCGCATGCATGGCAAAATTGATTATTTCATCATCATTGAATCCTGATATTGCGACCACATTTATTTTTACTATGAATCCAAGCTCTATCGCTTTCTCGATGCCCCTCATCACATTATCAAAGGCATCGACTCTGGTAATATATGAGTACTTTTCTTTTTTAAGGGTATCCAGACTTATATTCAGTCTGGTGATGCCTGCCGACTTCAGGTCTTGAGCTGCTTCATAAAGGAGAACGCCATTTGTTGTAAGCGATAGGTCATTGATTCCTTCAATTTCTTTTATCCTTTCAATGAAGCCCAATAAGCCTTTTCTGATGAGAGGCTCACCACCCGTAAGACGGACTTTATCAACCCCCATTTCCGAGCATATATGAATAATTCTAAGCATTTCCTCATAGCGCATGATGCCTTCATGAGGAAGCCACTGAACTTCTTCATCCGGCATGCAGTACCTACATCTGAGATTGCACCTGTCGGTTATGGAAATGCGCAGATACCTTATTTTTCTTGAAAAACCGTCAATCAACATGCTTGCCCGTTCTCCACAGGCCATACTGTATTGCATCCCTGACGGGTTGTGTCAAATTATAGATTTGCCAGGCCTTCGATTTCCAGAAGATAGCGTTTTTTTTCTAACCCTGAACTGTATCCCCCGATTGTCGAAGCTGCTATAACCCTGTGGCATGGTACAATAATTATCAGGGGATTTCTGCCGCATATCCCGCCGACTGCCCTTGCAAGCCCCTTATTCCCTGCATCAGCTGCTATTGAACCATAGGTTTTTGTCTCTCCATATGGGATTTCGGAGATTATCTTCATTACTGTTTCGGAAAGGTTCCCTGGAGTTGTTTTATGCCCGATTTTTCTCAGCCAGAGGGTATCATTGTTTCTAAAATACAAGCCGCCGGTAAAAACCTTCAGAGAGCCTTTCAGATAAAGAGAAAGCTCATCGGTGAACCAGTCGAGTTCTCCTTTGTGATCCGGGATGCCGGTGTTTATTGTCGGTTCCCACGAAACTGAGGTTATAAAGTCCTTGTTGCCTGTTATAAAGATATTTCCCAGTGCCGTATTAATCTTGCATTTATGCAGATTTGTCTGTTCCATTGGCACCATTAAAATCAATCATGCCTACAAGCCTTTCAAGGAGCAGTCTTGTTCTTCTCTGTTCTTCGAGAATTGCATCCATTGTTCTTTCAAGTCCGTGATTAACCACCTTCTCGTCAAAAGATACTTCCCTTACAGATGATGGATTGGAATCGATGGCGGCAAGCCTTATAAGGCGTGAAAAAAATTTGTCCGTTTTTGTTTCAATTTCTTTCTGGCTTAGCAGCGTCGATGTTATCATCCTATAGCATCTGGCAGTATCGGATGTCGGGTGTTTAACGATCAACGGGATATGTTCGCCTGCAGCAGGAATGGATATATCATCAAGTAAGACAGGGCCAACGTAATTGATGTGAGTATTTACAAAGCGCTGTGAGACAAGAGAGAGCTTCCTGAATAGTTCGTGGCCGGCGGAATAGTCCTTGACCATGCTTGCAAACATCGAGAATCTCGGATTTTCCCCATTCGACCGTAATTCCTTTATCAATGCATATGACCCGGTGAGGGATTTGTCGTCATTGTTTATGGCGATGACGATTTCAGGTGCACCTGAAAGAAAGCCCAATGTCCTGCTTGAAACCCCGCTGGGGGCATCGGCTATGATAAAATCATATTTTGCCGTTATGTTTTCCAGGTCTTTGCTGATGCAGTTAACCCTGTCTTCATCGGGAACATCGATAATTCTTAGCCCTGACGATGCAGGGATAAGGTCAATTTTATATCCGGTTTTGATTATAATATTTTCAGGATTGGCATCACCTGCAATAACATCCACGAGTGTTTTAAGGGGCATTATTCCCATCATTACATCCAGGTTGCTCAGGCCCATATCCGCATCCACAAGCAGAACCTTGAAATCCATTTTGCCCAGAGCTATACCGGCGTTAAGGACGAAGCTCGTCCTTCCGACACCATCTGACCCTGAAGTAACAGTAATAAGTCTTGGCATGATAATTACCTCTATTACATTACAACCAGTACTACAACACCAGCAAATAGAGTATTTTTCAATAGCAAATTTATCCTTGCAATTGAGCAGGTGTCTTCAGATATGATATGTACACCAAAGCATTTAAAATAGACAGGAGAATTGAATGTCCACTCACGTGACAAGCGATGATCTGAAAAGGTATTTTCTTAAGGATAGATTTGCGTCCTATATAGGCATCGAACTTTTAGATGCCGGAGATGGCAGGGCAAAGGCCAGGCTTGAAATCAAACCGCATCATCTTAACGGCGTGGGTATCGTACACGGGGGCGTCACATACACTCTTGCAGACCTTGCATTCGCTGCAGCAGTCAATTCAAGAGGGCATGTGGCACTGGCGATAAGCAACACCATATCTTATGTGAAGGCGCCGAAGGGAACGGTTATCTTTGCAGAGGCTGCAGAAGTGACAGCAAACCAGAGGCTTGCCACCTATGCAGTTAATATATTTGACGAAGAAGGCGAAATCGTATGTGTTTTTCAGGGAATGGCCTATAAAAAGAGCCAGAAAGTGGATTATTTTGAAACAGCCTGAGGAACCGCCGGATAATTGCCAGGCAGCCGTCAGAAGATTCTTATCATTATAAATATTGCCAGCAGCGCCACACCGATGGCAACCTGGTGTTCATTGTTTTCTATAGCCTGTGCGAACGACCAGGGTTTCATTTCAGCATCCGAGTAAGGAAGAGTTTTAGTGGGTATTAGATAAGGTACTTCGCTTTTATATTTCAGGAATTTTTCCCCGAAGTGCTTTTCAAGTCTTGCCCATTCCTTTTCCTGCTTTCGCGGGATGTATGACAGGAAATAAACCGCTGTTGCAATAACCCATATGACCGAATTTCTTGCCATGATGCACATGCCCGTTGCTATTATAAAACTCCCGAGATACATCGGAGATTGGATATATGCATAAGGTCCTGAAGTTGTGAGCTCTTCATTCTTCTTTATATGACCGGTTGCCCAGAAACGAAGCGCCTCCCCAGCTGCGACAATCAGAATACCGAAGAAGCATGCCATAACTGATGGATTTGCCAGTATTACAAGCAGTCCGGTCATGGCATAAAGAACCGCTGTCCTGCTTGTTATTTTTTCCAGTTTTCGCTGGATATCCATTCCTGCCTCCTCGAGACGATATGTTTGAGTAGACTATACGGTCCCTTCTTCCTGTTTCAGACCGCGCCAGCCAAGATAGCAAAGTGCCGATATGGCCGCAAGTCCGAGCTTGTGTTTCAGGAGGAAGGACAGAAGTATCCTAAGAAATTTAATTGCCATTTTCAGACCTATAATTGAGGCGATAATCAGAACGACAATTTTTATTCCATTGACCGCATCCTCTTTCAAAAACCCGTACCTGATGCC
Proteins encoded in this region:
- a CDS encoding AAA family ATPase; amino-acid sequence: MPRLITVTSGSDGVGRTSFVLNAGIALGKMDFKVLLVDADMGLSNLDVMMGIMPLKTLVDVIAGDANPENIIIKTGYKIDLIPASSGLRIIDVPDEDRVNCISKDLENITAKYDFIIADAPSGVSSRTLGFLSGAPEIVIAINNDDKSLTGSYALIKELRSNGENPRFSMFASMVKDYSAGHELFRKLSLVSQRFVNTHINYVGPVLLDDISIPAAGEHIPLIVKHPTSDTARCYRMITSTLLSQKEIETKTDKFFSRLIRLAAIDSNPSSVREVSFDEKVVNHGLERTMDAILEEQRRTRLLLERLVGMIDFNGANGTDKSA
- a CDS encoding methylated-DNA--[protein]-cysteine S-methyltransferase; amino-acid sequence: MEQTNLHKCKINTALGNIFITGNKDFITSVSWEPTINTGIPDHKGELDWFTDELSLYLKGSLKVFTGGLYFRNNDTLWLRKIGHKTTPGNLSETVMKIISEIPYGETKTYGSIAADAGNKGLARAVGGICGRNPLIIIVPCHRVIAASTIGGYSSGLEKKRYLLEIEGLANL
- the moaA gene encoding GTP 3',8-cyclase MoaA — translated: MACGERASMLIDGFSRKIRYLRISITDRCNLRCRYCMPDEEVQWLPHEGIMRYEEMLRIIHICSEMGVDKVRLTGGEPLIRKGLLGFIERIKEIEGINDLSLTTNGVLLYEAAQDLKSAGITRLNISLDTLKKEKYSYITRVDAFDNVMRGIEKAIELGFIVKINVVAISGFNDDEIINFAMHALDKDIEIRFIELMPMGCAARFGNGNVFKAEELKDIIESEYGTLDPVKGGLGPARVFKIKGAKGKIGFIDPMSEHSFCSRCNRIRLTANGHLKLCLFSEDSIDLLSIMRKGISDKELSSFIKESVKLKPGHGIHIDGKNGKGDMNRIGG
- a CDS encoding PaaI family thioesterase, which translates into the protein MSTHVTSDDLKRYFLKDRFASYIGIELLDAGDGRAKARLEIKPHHLNGVGIVHGGVTYTLADLAFAAAVNSRGHVALAISNTISYVKAPKGTVIFAEAAEVTANQRLATYAVNIFDEEGEIVCVFQGMAYKKSQKVDYFETA
- a CDS encoding isoprenylcysteine carboxylmethyltransferase family protein; translated protein: MDIQRKLEKITSRTAVLYAMTGLLVILANPSVMACFFGILIVAAGEALRFWATGHIKKNEELTTSGPYAYIQSPMYLGSFIIATGMCIMARNSVIWVIATAVYFLSYIPRKQEKEWARLEKHFGEKFLKYKSEVPYLIPTKTLPYSDAEMKPWSFAQAIENNEHQVAIGVALLAIFIMIRIF